From a single Aquipuribacter nitratireducens genomic region:
- a CDS encoding VOC family protein, which yields MSVAAVRLNHAVLFVADLERSLAFYREAFGMEVVALEPRANAAFLRLPRSGNHHDLGLFGVGDQPPRPRGAIGLYHLAWQVDTIDELVEARDTLSRLGALGGESSHGATKSLYAADPDGNEFEVMWMLPRAEWGVYENTAPVERLDLAGERQRWSGVRTAAELVPLERPAG from the coding sequence GTGAGCGTCGCCGCCGTCCGCCTCAACCACGCCGTCCTCTTCGTCGCCGACCTCGAGCGCAGCCTGGCCTTCTACCGCGAGGCGTTCGGGATGGAGGTCGTCGCGCTCGAGCCCCGCGCGAACGCCGCGTTCCTCCGGCTGCCGCGCTCCGGCAACCACCACGACCTCGGTCTGTTCGGGGTCGGCGACCAGCCGCCACGACCCCGCGGCGCGATCGGGCTCTACCACCTCGCGTGGCAGGTCGACACGATCGACGAGCTCGTCGAGGCGCGGGACACCTTGAGCCGGCTCGGCGCCCTCGGTGGCGAGTCGAGCCACGGCGCCACCAAGAGCCTGTACGCGGCCGACCCGGACGGCAACGAGTTCGAGGTCATGTGGATGCTGCCGCGCGCCGAGTGGGGGGTCTACGAGAACACGGCGCCGGTCGAGCGGCTCGACCTCGCCGGCGAGCGGCAGCGCTGGAGCGGGGTCCGGACGGCCGCCGAGCTCGTGCCGCTGGAGCGGCCTGCGGGCTGA
- a CDS encoding VOC family protein — protein sequence MVESPAPVRQLRLVVATEDAEAAVAFFRDVLGMPVEEAYDGPDGAQVTILGAGRATLEIANPAQQRYIDDVEVGRQVAGTWRVALEVPDAAAASEAAAAGGAAEVAPPTRTPWDSLNARFDAPGGIHLTLFQEFGDASA from the coding sequence ATGGTCGAGAGTCCCGCCCCGGTCCGGCAGCTGCGCCTCGTCGTCGCGACCGAGGACGCGGAGGCAGCGGTCGCGTTCTTCCGGGACGTCCTCGGCATGCCCGTCGAGGAGGCGTACGACGGTCCGGACGGCGCGCAGGTGACGATCCTCGGCGCCGGTCGGGCGACGCTGGAGATCGCCAACCCCGCCCAGCAGCGGTACATCGACGACGTCGAGGTCGGCCGGCAGGTCGCCGGGACCTGGCGCGTCGCTCTCGAGGTGCCGGACGCTGCCGCGGCGAGCGAGGCGGCCGCGGCCGGCGGCGCCGCGGAGGTGGCGCCGCCGACGCGGACGCCGTGGGACTCCCTCAACGCACGCTTCGACGCGCCGGGCGGCATCCACCTCACGCTGTTCCAGGAGTTCGGCGACGCCTCCGCCTGA
- a CDS encoding GNAT family N-acetyltransferase, protein MDGEGSRARSIGFARLTELPLEDVRALLNEPRNHRHMPLATVFSEEDTARWVHDKDVQWEQHGFGPEAVLVDGGLAGWGGFQREDAGADLSLVLAPRFWGHGAEVARRFVDRGFGELGLEEIVVSLPFSRSPARALAPYGFRDQGTVTHGSVTFRLFRLRRADWAGSGARP, encoded by the coding sequence GTGGACGGGGAGGGCTCTCGGGCTCGGAGCATCGGCTTCGCGCGGCTCACCGAGTTGCCGCTCGAGGACGTGCGGGCGCTGCTCAACGAGCCGCGCAACCACCGGCACATGCCGCTGGCCACCGTGTTCTCCGAGGAGGACACCGCCCGGTGGGTCCACGACAAGGATGTGCAGTGGGAGCAGCACGGCTTCGGTCCCGAGGCGGTGCTCGTCGACGGCGGGCTCGCTGGCTGGGGCGGTTTCCAGCGGGAGGACGCGGGCGCCGACCTCTCACTCGTCCTCGCGCCCCGCTTCTGGGGGCACGGCGCGGAGGTCGCCCGACGCTTCGTCGACCGGGGGTTCGGCGAGCTGGGGCTCGAGGAGATCGTCGTCTCGCTGCCGTTCAGCCGCTCACCCGCCCGCGCTCTCGCGCCGTACGGCTTCCGGGACCAGGGCACCGTGACCCACGGATCGGTGACGTTCCGGCTGTTCCGGCTGCGGAGAGCCGACTGGGCCGGGTCGGGAGCTCGCCCGTGA
- a CDS encoding aminotransferase class V-fold PLP-dependent enzyme, with amino-acid sequence MAGGAADEPALLRRIRESVIGDDQVMHGPYGPRRVTYADYTASGRALTFVEDFVRGEVLPRYANTHTESSGTGLQTTRLREDARRLVREGLGAGDDVAVIFCGSGSTAAIDKMIGLLGIRLPCGLEDRYHLSAHIPADERPVVLIGPFEHHSNELGWRESIADVVTIPEDADGHVDLAALEAALREHVDRPLKVGSFSAASNVTGIVTDTRAVTDLLHRHGALALWDYAAAAPYVDIRMGEVGMDAVFCSPHKFIGGPGTPGVLAVRRDLLHNRVPVVPGGGTVAYVNPTEHRYLADAEHREEGGTPAIVESIRAGLVFQLKAAVGVATIRAREETLLRRAVDRWREVPEMEILGNLAAERLSIVSFVVRRPDADGRPGRYLHHNFVVALLNDLFGIQSRGGCSCAGPYGHRLLGIDLDRSHAFEREIATGCEGIKPGWVRVNLNYFVSEQVVDYVVEAVGFVARHGWRFLTDYTFDPGTGLWRHRDGPVEPPLRLDQVTYDPITGEMTYPRHDEPVPETALAGYLADAERLLGSRPSETAAVPGARTPQVSDDFEHLRWFELPPACLLSG; translated from the coding sequence ATGGCAGGCGGAGCGGCGGACGAGCCCGCGCTGCTGCGCCGCATCCGCGAGTCCGTCATCGGCGACGACCAGGTCATGCACGGGCCGTACGGCCCCCGCCGCGTGACGTACGCCGACTACACCGCGAGCGGCCGGGCGCTGACCTTCGTCGAGGACTTCGTGCGGGGCGAGGTGCTGCCCCGCTACGCCAACACCCACACCGAGTCCAGCGGCACGGGCCTGCAGACGACCCGACTCCGCGAGGACGCCCGCCGCCTCGTCCGGGAGGGCCTCGGCGCCGGCGACGACGTGGCCGTCATCTTCTGCGGGTCCGGCTCGACCGCCGCCATCGACAAGATGATCGGCCTGCTCGGGATCCGGCTGCCGTGCGGGCTCGAGGACCGCTACCACCTGTCGGCGCACATCCCGGCCGACGAGCGCCCGGTCGTGCTCATCGGCCCCTTCGAGCACCACAGCAACGAGCTGGGCTGGCGGGAGTCGATCGCCGACGTCGTGACGATCCCCGAGGACGCCGACGGCCACGTCGACCTCGCCGCACTCGAGGCGGCGCTGCGCGAGCACGTCGACCGTCCGCTCAAGGTCGGCTCCTTCTCCGCCGCCTCGAACGTCACGGGCATCGTCACCGACACCCGCGCCGTCACCGACCTCCTCCACCGCCACGGTGCGCTCGCGCTGTGGGACTACGCCGCCGCCGCCCCCTACGTCGACATCCGCATGGGCGAGGTCGGCATGGACGCCGTGTTCTGCTCCCCGCACAAGTTCATCGGCGGGCCGGGCACGCCCGGTGTGCTCGCGGTGCGTCGGGACCTGCTCCACAACCGCGTGCCGGTCGTGCCGGGCGGCGGCACCGTCGCGTACGTCAACCCGACCGAGCACCGCTACCTCGCCGACGCCGAGCACCGCGAGGAGGGCGGCACGCCGGCGATCGTCGAGTCGATCCGCGCCGGGCTCGTCTTCCAGCTGAAGGCCGCGGTCGGTGTGGCGACGATCCGGGCGCGCGAGGAGACGCTGCTGCGTCGCGCCGTCGACCGGTGGCGGGAGGTCCCGGAGATGGAGATCCTCGGCAACCTCGCCGCGGAGCGGCTGTCGATCGTGTCGTTCGTCGTGCGGCGTCCCGACGCCGACGGTCGCCCCGGCCGCTACCTGCACCACAACTTCGTCGTCGCCCTGCTCAACGACCTCTTCGGCATCCAGTCCCGCGGCGGCTGCTCGTGCGCCGGCCCGTACGGGCACCGCCTCCTCGGCATCGACCTCGACCGCTCGCACGCCTTCGAGCGCGAGATCGCCACCGGCTGCGAGGGCATCAAGCCGGGCTGGGTGCGGGTCAACCTCAACTACTTCGTGTCCGAGCAGGTCGTCGACTACGTCGTCGAGGCGGTCGGCTTCGTCGCCCGGCACGGCTGGCGCTTCCTCACCGACTACACGTTCGACCCGGGCACGGGGCTGTGGCGGCACCGGGACGGACCGGTCGAGCCGCCGCTGCGCCTCGACCAGGTGACGTACGACCCCATCACGGGCGAGATGACGTACCCGCGTCACGACGAGCCGGTGCCGGAGACCGCGCTCGCCGGCTACCTGGCGGACGCGGAGCGACTGCTCGGGTCGCGGCCGTCCGAGACCGCGGCGGTGCCGGGTGCGCGGACACCGCAGGTGTCGGACGACTTCGAGCACCTCCGGTGGTTCGAGCTGCCGCCGGCGTGCCTGCTCAGCGGCTGA
- a CDS encoding MarR family winged helix-turn-helix transcriptional regulator, with translation MTGTRWLDAEEREAWLRLIAVVELLPGVLDTQLRADSALSHFEYMVLAMLSEAPERTLRMTALGQRTNASLPRLSHVVRRLEDRGLVERFPCPEDGRATNARLTAAGWDTVVAAAPGHVETVRRTVLDPLTRQQVTQLRRIGDALLGQLDPEGRMTARP, from the coding sequence ATGACGGGGACCCGCTGGCTCGACGCCGAGGAGCGAGAGGCGTGGCTGCGGCTCATCGCCGTCGTCGAGCTGCTCCCCGGGGTGCTCGACACCCAGCTGCGCGCCGACTCCGCGCTCTCGCACTTCGAGTACATGGTCCTCGCGATGCTGTCCGAGGCGCCGGAGCGCACGCTGCGCATGACGGCGCTGGGACAGCGGACGAACGCCTCGCTGCCGCGCCTGTCGCACGTCGTGCGGCGGCTGGAGGACCGCGGGCTCGTCGAGCGGTTCCCCTGCCCGGAGGACGGGCGCGCGACGAACGCGCGCCTCACCGCCGCGGGCTGGGACACGGTCGTGGCCGCCGCGCCCGGCCACGTCGAGACGGTCCGCCGCACGGTCCTCGACCCGCTCACCCGCCAGCAGGTCACCCAGCTGCGCCGTATCGGCGACGCGCTGCTCGGGCAGCTCGACCCGGAAGGCCGCATGACCGCGCGCCCGTGA
- a CDS encoding NADPH-dependent F420 reductase, translating to MAVVSVLGSGAMGSAIAALVARGGHSVQQLGSADTATPVSGEVVVLAVPYPAVRAVLDQRADQLAGRVVVDVTNPLDFATFDSLVVPADSSAAAEIAAALPTARVVKAFNTNFAGTLASGAVGSLPTTVLVAGDDAEAKQLLAGIVTDGGLAAVDAGPLARARELEALGFLQITLAAQEKVSWTGGFGVAA from the coding sequence ATGGCAGTCGTCTCGGTCCTCGGTTCCGGCGCGATGGGCAGCGCGATCGCCGCGCTCGTCGCCCGCGGCGGCCACTCGGTCCAGCAGCTCGGCTCGGCCGACACGGCCACTCCGGTCAGCGGCGAGGTCGTCGTCCTCGCCGTCCCGTACCCCGCCGTCCGCGCGGTCCTCGACCAGCGGGCGGACCAGCTCGCCGGGAGGGTCGTGGTCGACGTCACGAACCCGCTCGACTTCGCCACCTTCGACTCCCTCGTGGTCCCGGCCGACAGCTCCGCCGCCGCCGAGATCGCCGCGGCGCTGCCCACCGCCCGCGTCGTCAAGGCCTTCAACACGAACTTCGCCGGCACCCTCGCCAGCGGGGCGGTGGGCTCGCTGCCGACGACCGTCCTCGTCGCCGGTGACGACGCCGAGGCCAAGCAGCTCCTCGCCGGCATCGTCACCGACGGTGGCCTCGCGGCGGTGGACGCCGGCCCGCTCGCCCGGGCCCGCGAGCTCGAGGCGCTCGGTTTCCTCCAGATCACCCTCGCCGCGCAGGAGAAGGTGTCGTGGACCGGTGGGTTCGGGGTGGCCGCGTGA
- a CDS encoding peptide methionine sulfoxide reductase: MSREDPGATGHEAVLARLARIPEGTSRVRYRGRTWSVTRTVQQGGRVQKLWGEELGGTGVVSANIYVTSGGERFRPCEMPAATVVAFLDGWEPT; this comes from the coding sequence GTGTCGCGCGAGGATCCGGGAGCCACGGGCCACGAGGCCGTCCTCGCGCGCCTCGCCCGGATCCCCGAGGGCACGAGCCGGGTCCGCTACCGCGGTCGCACCTGGTCCGTGACGCGCACCGTCCAGCAGGGCGGTCGGGTGCAGAAGCTGTGGGGCGAGGAGCTGGGCGGCACCGGCGTCGTGAGCGCCAACATCTACGTCACGAGCGGGGGAGAGCGCTTCCGCCCGTGCGAGATGCCGGCGGCCACCGTCGTCGCCTTCCTCGACGGCTGGGAGCCGACCTGA
- a CDS encoding putative bifunctional diguanylate cyclase/phosphodiesterase produces MSETAGRDVLAAVLDALPANAAVLDRDGRIAAVNVSWRGFCVANDGEEAACGVGADYLAVCRRAEGSCEEEAGAVADGIEAVLAGGAPSYSRDYDCSSPEEERWFQLTVVPLHLPDDAGGTSTGALVTHLDITARKLDEVALAHAAGHDPLTGLPNRAVLLPELRRALHRAHEAGGSVAVVYFDLDGFKAVNDTFGHQAGDGLLRTLALRLQNLRRPEDLLARLGGDEFVAVMPGSGVPEARRLARRAAAAVRRPVTIDGLPVSVTVSCGIALATGPDTALQPEDLLADADAAMYRAKRLGSRRAEVASHDLRTRAGQRAEVESELEAALAGGGLQLFRQGVVSLEDGSGSQGEALLRWFTTDGGLRTPDTFLGRSAHPRIARRVTRAVLVSAIRRVVPERGEEIAVNIGLADLRDPRLPWTVEELLARYGCPPEALTLEIAEEAVLHEPARARGLLGALRGLGVRGVLDDFGSGTTSLDLLASLPIDGVKIDRGLVSGLERRGAAATVQAVTVAAHDLGLRCSACGVQTEVQRRRLLELGVSSGQGWLLGPPQPWTTVDHRSV; encoded by the coding sequence GTGAGCGAGACCGCGGGACGCGACGTGCTGGCGGCGGTGCTCGACGCCCTCCCGGCCAACGCGGCGGTCCTCGACCGGGACGGTCGGATCGCCGCCGTCAACGTGTCGTGGCGCGGCTTCTGCGTCGCCAACGACGGCGAGGAGGCGGCGTGCGGGGTCGGCGCCGACTACCTGGCCGTGTGCCGGCGGGCCGAGGGGTCGTGCGAGGAGGAGGCCGGCGCCGTCGCCGACGGCATCGAGGCCGTGCTCGCCGGCGGCGCGCCCTCGTACTCGCGCGACTACGACTGCTCCTCCCCGGAGGAGGAGCGGTGGTTCCAGCTGACGGTCGTGCCGCTGCACCTGCCCGACGACGCCGGCGGCACGTCGACGGGTGCGCTCGTCACCCACCTCGACATCACCGCCCGCAAGCTCGACGAGGTCGCCCTCGCCCACGCCGCGGGCCACGACCCGCTGACGGGCCTGCCGAACCGCGCCGTCCTGCTGCCCGAGCTGCGCCGGGCCCTGCACCGCGCGCACGAGGCGGGCGGTTCCGTCGCGGTCGTGTACTTCGACCTCGACGGGTTCAAGGCCGTCAACGACACCTTCGGCCACCAGGCCGGCGACGGCCTGCTGCGCACGCTCGCGCTCCGGCTGCAGAACCTCCGGCGTCCCGAGGACCTGCTCGCCCGGCTCGGCGGCGACGAGTTCGTCGCCGTCATGCCGGGCAGCGGCGTGCCGGAGGCGCGACGGCTCGCGCGACGGGCCGCGGCCGCCGTCCGCCGCCCGGTCACGATCGACGGCCTCCCCGTCTCCGTGACCGTCAGCTGCGGCATCGCCCTCGCGACCGGCCCGGACACCGCCCTGCAGCCGGAGGACCTGCTCGCCGACGCCGACGCCGCGATGTACCGCGCGAAGCGGCTCGGCAGCCGGCGGGCGGAGGTCGCCTCGCATGACCTGCGGACACGCGCCGGGCAGCGGGCGGAGGTCGAGAGCGAGCTCGAGGCGGCACTCGCCGGCGGTGGCCTGCAGCTGTTCCGCCAGGGCGTCGTGTCGCTCGAGGACGGTTCCGGCTCCCAGGGCGAGGCGCTGCTGCGCTGGTTCACCACCGACGGAGGGCTCCGTACGCCGGACACCTTCCTCGGGCGCAGCGCGCACCCGCGCATCGCGCGACGCGTGACCCGCGCGGTCCTCGTGTCCGCCATCCGCCGCGTCGTGCCGGAGCGCGGCGAGGAGATCGCCGTCAACATCGGGCTCGCCGACCTCCGCGACCCGCGACTGCCGTGGACCGTCGAGGAGCTGCTCGCCCGCTACGGCTGCCCGCCCGAGGCCCTCACCCTCGAGATCGCCGAGGAGGCCGTGCTGCACGAGCCGGCGCGGGCCCGCGGCCTGCTCGGGGCGCTCCGCGGCCTGGGCGTGCGAGGGGTGCTCGACGACTTCGGCAGCGGGACCACCTCCCTCGACCTCCTCGCCTCGCTCCCGATCGACGGCGTGAAGATCGACAGGGGACTCGTCTCGGGGCTGGAGCGTCGCGGGGCGGCCGCGACCGTGCAGGCGGTCACGGTCGCCGCCCACGACCTCGGGCTGCGGTGCAGCGCGTGCGGCGTGCAGACCGAGGTGCAGCGACGCCGGCTGCTCGAGCTGGGCGTGAGCAGCGGCCAGGGCTGGCTCCTCGGTCCGCCGCAGCCGTGGACGACGGTCGACCACCGGTCGGTGTGA
- a CDS encoding antibiotic biosynthesis monooxygenase family protein, with the protein MTDTGGLARTPQPPYTAVIFTSTRTEADDQGYEAMSAAMAELAAQQPGYLGMESAREDVGITVSYWTDENAALAWKDVAAHLVAQRRGRASWYSAYQVRVATVGRDYGWTAPTPHDR; encoded by the coding sequence GTGACCGACACCGGCGGCCTCGCGCGCACACCGCAGCCGCCGTACACGGCCGTCATCTTCACCTCGACACGCACCGAGGCCGACGACCAGGGCTACGAGGCCATGTCCGCGGCGATGGCCGAGCTCGCAGCCCAGCAGCCCGGCTACCTCGGCATGGAGTCCGCCCGCGAGGACGTCGGCATCACGGTGTCGTACTGGACCGACGAGAACGCCGCGCTCGCGTGGAAGGACGTGGCTGCCCACCTCGTCGCCCAGCGCCGGGGACGCGCCTCCTGGTACTCCGCCTACCAGGTGCGGGTGGCGACGGTCGGCCGCGACTACGGCTGGACCGCGCCGACCCCTCACGACCGCTGA
- a CDS encoding ATP-binding protein, with product MGSLPFVGRDAALTELAAAVTAGEHVLLRGPPGIGKSRLVEETLRVARSTGLSDAGRHVDRLLASASTSGRALSTLAPLLPTGAAGGDLAAVLATLSRRWRQLARAGEAPLVWLDDAHHADAMSAVVLRYATSPGDVQLLATRRDTDPLPDDVEALLREGTLRVVDVGPLRDGDVVRIATAAAGRPLDTDRAARVVDLAGGNPLFARELALAAAGVGEPWGGLDDLVGHQVAALPPHQRRVLELVAAAEPTPAALLAGDEESVADWSVAAGRPPPPTVALEAARLDALRPPEQP from the coding sequence ATGGGGAGCCTCCCGTTCGTCGGGCGGGACGCGGCGCTCACCGAGCTGGCGGCCGCCGTGACCGCGGGCGAGCACGTGCTGCTCCGCGGCCCGCCGGGGATCGGCAAGTCCCGCCTCGTCGAGGAGACGCTGCGCGTGGCGCGGTCCACGGGCCTGTCCGACGCCGGACGTCATGTCGACCGGCTCCTCGCGAGCGCCAGCACGTCCGGGCGGGCGCTCAGCACCCTCGCTCCTCTTTTGCCGACAGGCGCGGCGGGCGGCGACCTCGCGGCGGTGCTCGCGACGTTGTCGCGGCGCTGGCGGCAGCTGGCCCGTGCCGGCGAGGCCCCTCTCGTGTGGCTCGACGACGCCCACCACGCCGACGCGATGTCCGCGGTCGTGCTGCGGTACGCGACGAGCCCTGGGGACGTGCAGCTGCTCGCCACGCGGCGTGACACCGATCCGCTGCCGGACGACGTCGAGGCGCTCCTGCGTGAGGGGACGCTTCGGGTCGTCGACGTCGGGCCGCTGCGCGACGGGGACGTCGTCCGGATCGCGACGGCGGCGGCCGGGCGCCCCTTGGACACCGACCGTGCCGCTCGCGTGGTGGACCTGGCGGGCGGCAACCCGCTCTTCGCCCGGGAGCTCGCGCTCGCGGCCGCCGGCGTCGGTGAGCCGTGGGGCGGCCTCGACGACCTCGTCGGCCACCAGGTCGCGGCGCTGCCGCCGCACCAGCGTCGCGTCCTCGAGCTCGTCGCGGCCGCGGAGCCGACTCCTGCCGCCCTGCTGGCCGGGGACGAGGAGAGCGTCGCCGACTGGTCGGTCGCGGCGGGCCGACCACCCCCGCCGACCGTCGCCCTGGAGGCGGCACGCCTGGACGCCCTCCGACCTCCGGAGCAGCCGTGA
- the murJ gene encoding murein biosynthesis integral membrane protein MurJ gives MTPADVTGRRSTGLVAAGILVSRLTGLVRERALAHYLGAGGAADAFTVAFRIPNLLQHLLGEGVLSASFIPVYSRLLAQGRHRDAGRVASAVLGLLLLAAGGLTLLGVLLAEPLTVLVAAGLRARPEVFDLTVDLVRIMFFAVGLLVVSAWCLGVLNSHGRFFLSYVAPALFNAVQVVTLVVAAHYLLTGVDGGGPLGVALQEDLVRWLGIGTVVGGAVQLAVQLPAVVRLTRGLRPVPRVRVPGVPDVLRAFGPVVAAKGVVQISTYLQVLLASFLAAGALATLRYAQVLYMLPISLFGMAVAAAALPRLSAEGSTDTDDAVARERTLRRVDAGLGRVAALVVPTATGYLVVGDLVTATLFQTGAFGRLEVLAVWLVLAGFTVGLVATTSGRLLQAALFATGDTRVPAVTATVRVVVSLALGAVLMLQLDRLVLDADGLRVVGDLPAFTPLPADERDDVAGLVRLGAVGIALASGVAAWVELVLLRRAVGRRLGRVRLGGGQLGRIVLAAVAAAVVLVPLRPLLLRLPPELEGVVAIVLFALVYLPVARLLGVREVMEVLAGLARRLRRRV, from the coding sequence GTGACGCCGGCCGACGTCACCGGCCGCCGCAGCACCGGTCTGGTGGCCGCCGGCATCCTCGTGTCCCGGCTGACGGGTCTCGTGCGGGAACGCGCCCTCGCCCACTACCTCGGAGCGGGCGGCGCAGCGGACGCCTTCACCGTCGCGTTCCGCATCCCGAACCTGCTCCAGCACCTGCTGGGGGAGGGCGTGCTGTCGGCGTCCTTCATCCCCGTCTACAGCCGCCTGCTCGCCCAGGGCCGGCACCGCGACGCCGGCCGCGTCGCCTCGGCCGTCCTCGGGCTGCTCCTCCTCGCCGCGGGCGGGCTCACGCTGCTCGGGGTCCTCCTCGCCGAGCCGCTCACGGTGCTCGTCGCGGCGGGCCTGCGCGCCCGGCCGGAGGTGTTCGACCTCACCGTCGACCTCGTCCGCATCATGTTTTTCGCCGTCGGGCTCCTCGTGGTGTCCGCGTGGTGCCTCGGGGTGCTCAACAGCCACGGGCGCTTCTTCCTGTCGTACGTCGCGCCCGCGCTGTTCAACGCCGTGCAGGTCGTGACGCTCGTCGTCGCGGCGCACTACCTCCTCACCGGTGTCGACGGCGGCGGTCCGCTCGGCGTCGCGCTGCAGGAGGACCTCGTCCGCTGGCTCGGGATCGGGACCGTCGTCGGGGGGGCGGTGCAGCTCGCCGTGCAGCTGCCGGCCGTCGTGCGGCTGACCCGTGGCCTGCGGCCTGTCCCGCGTGTCCGGGTGCCCGGCGTGCCCGACGTGCTGCGGGCGTTCGGCCCCGTCGTCGCGGCCAAGGGCGTCGTGCAGATCTCGACGTACCTGCAGGTGCTGCTCGCGAGCTTCCTCGCCGCCGGGGCGCTCGCGACCCTGCGGTACGCGCAGGTGCTGTACATGCTGCCGATCAGCCTCTTCGGGATGGCCGTCGCGGCGGCGGCGCTGCCCCGGCTGTCGGCCGAGGGCTCGACGGACACCGACGACGCCGTGGCGCGGGAACGGACCCTGCGCCGGGTCGACGCCGGCCTGGGTCGGGTCGCGGCGCTCGTCGTGCCGACGGCCACCGGCTACCTCGTCGTCGGCGACCTCGTGACGGCGACGCTGTTCCAGACCGGCGCGTTCGGCCGCCTCGAGGTGCTCGCCGTGTGGCTCGTGCTCGCCGGGTTCACCGTCGGTCTCGTCGCGACGACGTCCGGGCGGCTGCTGCAGGCCGCCCTGTTCGCGACCGGGGACACGCGCGTGCCGGCGGTCACGGCGACCGTCCGGGTCGTCGTGTCGCTCGCGCTCGGGGCGGTGCTCATGCTCCAGCTCGACCGCCTCGTGCTCGACGCCGACGGGCTCCGGGTCGTCGGCGACCTCCCGGCCTTCACGCCCCTGCCCGCGGACGAGCGCGACGACGTCGCGGGACTGGTCCGGCTCGGGGCGGTGGGGATCGCGCTCGCGAGCGGGGTCGCGGCGTGGGTGGAGCTCGTGCTGCTGCGCCGGGCCGTCGGCCGACGGCTCGGACGGGTGCGGCTCGGCGGGGGGCAGCTCGGTCGGATCGTGCTCGCCGCCGTGGCGGCGGCCGTCGTCCTCGTGCCGCTGCGGCCGCTGCTGCTGCGGCTGCCGCCGGAGCTCGAGGGCGTCGTCGCGATCGTGCTGTTCGCGCTCGTGTACCTACCGGTTGCGCGACTGCTCGGGGTGCGGGAGGTGATGGAGGTCCTCGCCGGACTGGCGCGTCGGCTGCGGCGCCGGGTCTAG